One part of the Methylobacterium mesophilicum SR1.6/6 genome encodes these proteins:
- a CDS encoding RsmB/NOP family class I SAM-dependent RNA methyltransferase yields the protein MASRDKGRNRRVGTPTGGPAEESGPEAAGLGARRAALQAVAALIGQERPPALDDAIAQATRAAALAPADAALARAIAVATFRRYGLIRAALAQRLERGLPAAKPQLTALLATAAAQILDLAVPDHAAVDLAVRLAKADPRTAHLAGLVNAVLRRIARERDAILAESADALAINTPDWLARRWSAAYGPERAGRIAQAHLAGAAIDLTLRGPAGDWAQRLGAVTLPTGSLRMPESGPPIPDLPGFPDGAWWVQDAAAAIPARLLAPEPGARVLDLCAAPGGKTMQLAAAGARVTAIDRSAPRLERLRENVARLGLEVEIVVADALALEPQDHDAVLLDAPCSATGTIRRHPDVAWTKAEADIGRLATLQARLLDHAAGLVRPGGLLVYCTCSLEPEEGEAQVAAFLARDARFVRVPVRPEEVGGAAELIDGNGDLRTLPCHLPEVPGARGGLDGFFASRLRRAG from the coding sequence GTGGCATCGCGGGACAAAGGTCGCAACAGGCGGGTCGGGACACCGACCGGCGGACCGGCGGAAGAGTCGGGGCCCGAGGCCGCCGGCCTGGGCGCGCGCCGGGCCGCGCTGCAGGCGGTGGCCGCCCTGATCGGCCAGGAGCGCCCGCCGGCCCTGGACGACGCGATCGCGCAGGCGACCCGCGCCGCCGCGCTGGCACCCGCGGACGCGGCCCTGGCGCGGGCGATCGCGGTGGCGACCTTCCGGCGCTACGGGCTGATCCGCGCCGCGCTCGCCCAGCGGCTGGAGCGCGGGCTGCCCGCCGCCAAGCCGCAGCTCACGGCGCTGCTCGCCACCGCCGCGGCCCAGATCCTCGACCTCGCGGTGCCCGACCACGCGGCGGTCGACCTCGCGGTGCGGCTCGCGAAGGCCGACCCGCGCACCGCGCACCTCGCGGGCCTCGTCAACGCGGTGCTGCGCCGGATCGCCCGGGAGCGGGACGCGATCCTGGCCGAGAGCGCCGACGCCCTGGCGATCAACACGCCGGACTGGCTCGCCCGCCGGTGGAGCGCAGCCTACGGGCCCGAGCGCGCCGGCCGGATCGCGCAGGCCCATCTCGCCGGGGCGGCGATCGATCTGACCCTGCGCGGCCCGGCGGGCGACTGGGCGCAGCGGCTCGGGGCCGTGACGCTCCCCACCGGCTCCCTGCGGATGCCGGAGAGCGGGCCGCCGATCCCCGACCTGCCGGGCTTCCCGGACGGCGCGTGGTGGGTGCAGGACGCCGCCGCGGCGATCCCCGCCCGGCTGCTGGCGCCGGAGCCCGGCGCCCGCGTGCTCGATCTCTGCGCCGCCCCCGGCGGCAAGACGATGCAGCTCGCCGCGGCTGGGGCGCGCGTCACCGCCATCGACCGCTCGGCGCCCCGGCTCGAGCGCCTGCGCGAGAACGTCGCGCGGCTCGGCCTGGAGGTCGAGATCGTGGTCGCCGACGCGCTCGCCCTGGAGCCGCAGGACCACGACGCGGTGCTGCTCGACGCGCCCTGCTCGGCCACCGGGACGATCCGGCGCCATCCGGACGTGGCCTGGACCAAGGCGGAGGCCGATATCGGCCGCCTCGCGACCCTGCAGGCGAGGCTCCTCGACCACGCGGCCGGGCTGGTGCGCCCGGGCGGCCTGCTCGTCTACTGCACCTGCTCGCTGGAACCCGAGGAGGGCGAGGCGCAGGTCGCGGCCTTCCTGGCCCGGGACGCCCGGTTCGTCCGGGTCCCGGTCCGGCCCGAGGAGGTCGGCGGCGCCGCGGAGCTGATCGACGGCAACGGCGACCTGCGCACCCTGCCGTGCCATCTCCCCGAGGTGCCGGGCGCCCGCGGCGGCCTCGACGGCTTCTTCGCGAGCCGGCTGCGGCGCGCGGGGTGA
- the thrS gene encoding threonine--tRNA ligase, translating into MPILTFPDGNTREVAAGTSGRSVVEGIAKSLAKRTVAMALDGTVADLDDPIARDARIEFLDRTDPRSLELIRHDCAHVLAEAVQSLWPDTQVTIGPVIENGFYYDFYRETPFTPDDFPAIEAKMREIISRDAPFTKEVWKREDVRALFADKQEAFKVELVDAIPPGEDLKIYRQGDWFDLCRGPHMTSTAKVGTAFKLMKVAGAYWRGDSNNPMLTRIYGTAWANQADLDGYLHRLEEAERRDHRRLGREMDLFHFQEEGPGVVFWHAKGWTIFQELIAYMRRRLRGDYAEVNAPQILDKALWETSGHWGWYRENMFAAQSAGEEAEDKRWFALKPMNCPGHVQIFKHGLKSYRDLPLRMAEFGVVHRYEPSGAMHGLMRVRGFTQDDAHIFCTEDQLADECLKINDLILSTYADFGFDQIVVKLSTRPEKRVGSDALWDHAEAVMTRVLAQIEEQSGGRIKTAVNPGEGAFYGPKFEYVLRDAIGRDWQCGTTQVDFNLPERFGAFYIDADGARKPPVMVHRAICGSMERFTGILIEHFAGHFPLWLAPVQVVVATITGEADPYARDVVRALERAGLRVEADLRNEKINYKVREHSLAKVPVLLALGRREAEERTVSIRRLGSQQTRTLPLTEAVAAFVEEATAPDVRRAEAVAAAVPTSGTVLDGHHDPDDTP; encoded by the coding sequence ATGCCGATTCTCACCTTTCCCGACGGCAACACGCGGGAGGTCGCCGCCGGCACGTCCGGCCGCAGCGTCGTCGAGGGCATCGCCAAGTCGCTGGCCAAGCGCACCGTCGCCATGGCGCTGGACGGAACGGTTGCCGATCTCGACGACCCGATCGCGCGCGACGCGCGCATCGAGTTTCTGGACCGCACCGATCCCCGCAGCCTGGAGCTGATCCGGCACGATTGCGCGCACGTCCTCGCCGAGGCGGTTCAGTCGCTCTGGCCGGACACGCAGGTCACGATCGGCCCGGTGATCGAGAACGGTTTCTACTACGATTTCTATCGCGAGACCCCGTTCACACCGGACGATTTCCCGGCCATCGAGGCGAAGATGCGCGAGATCATCTCGCGCGATGCGCCCTTCACCAAAGAAGTCTGGAAGCGCGAGGACGTGCGGGCCCTGTTCGCCGACAAGCAGGAAGCCTTCAAGGTCGAGCTGGTCGACGCGATCCCCCCGGGCGAGGACCTCAAGATCTACCGCCAGGGCGACTGGTTCGATCTCTGCCGCGGCCCGCACATGACCTCGACCGCCAAGGTCGGCACCGCCTTCAAGCTGATGAAGGTCGCGGGTGCCTATTGGCGCGGTGATTCGAACAACCCGATGCTGACCCGCATCTACGGGACGGCCTGGGCGAACCAGGCCGATCTCGACGGCTACCTGCACCGGCTGGAGGAGGCCGAGCGCCGCGACCACCGCCGGCTCGGCCGCGAGATGGACCTGTTCCACTTCCAGGAGGAGGGGCCGGGCGTCGTCTTCTGGCACGCCAAGGGCTGGACGATCTTCCAGGAACTCATCGCCTACATGCGTCGGCGCCTGCGCGGCGACTACGCCGAGGTCAACGCCCCGCAGATCCTCGACAAGGCGCTGTGGGAGACCTCCGGCCACTGGGGCTGGTACCGGGAGAACATGTTCGCCGCGCAGTCGGCGGGCGAGGAGGCCGAGGACAAGCGCTGGTTCGCTCTCAAGCCGATGAACTGTCCGGGCCACGTGCAGATCTTCAAGCACGGGCTGAAATCCTACCGGGACCTGCCCCTGCGCATGGCCGAGTTCGGCGTGGTCCACCGCTACGAGCCGTCCGGCGCGATGCACGGGCTGATGCGGGTGCGCGGCTTCACGCAGGACGACGCCCACATCTTCTGCACCGAGGACCAGCTCGCCGACGAGTGCCTGAAGATCAACGACCTGATCCTCTCCACCTACGCGGATTTCGGCTTCGACCAGATCGTCGTGAAGCTCTCGACGCGGCCCGAGAAGCGCGTCGGCTCCGACGCCCTGTGGGACCACGCCGAGGCGGTGATGACCCGGGTGCTGGCGCAGATCGAGGAACAGTCGGGCGGACGGATCAAGACCGCCGTCAATCCGGGGGAGGGGGCGTTCTACGGCCCGAAATTCGAGTACGTGCTCCGCGACGCTATCGGCCGCGACTGGCAGTGCGGGACCACGCAGGTGGACTTCAACCTGCCGGAGCGGTTCGGCGCCTTCTACATCGATGCCGACGGCGCCCGGAAGCCGCCCGTGATGGTCCACCGGGCGATCTGCGGCTCGATGGAGCGCTTCACCGGCATCCTGATCGAGCACTTCGCCGGGCACTTCCCGCTCTGGCTCGCGCCGGTGCAGGTGGTGGTGGCGACGATCACCGGCGAGGCCGATCCCTACGCCCGCGACGTGGTGCGCGCCCTGGAGCGGGCCGGGCTGCGGGTCGAGGCCGATCTGCGCAACGAGAAGATCAACTACAAGGTCCGCGAGCACTCGCTGGCCAAGGTGCCGGTGCTGCTGGCGCTCGGCCGCCGCGAGGCGGAGGAGCGGACGGTCTCGATCCGTCGGCTCGGCAGCCAGCAGACCCGGACGCTGCCGCTGACCGAGGCCGTGGCGGCCTTCGTCGAGGAGGCGACGGCCCCGGATGTCCGCCGTGCCGAGGCGGTGGCCGCGGCGGTCCCGACGAGCGGCACCGTGCTCGACGGCCATCACGACCCGGACGACACGCCCTGA
- a CDS encoding MucR family transcriptional regulator, which yields MIEETSGPNPNFIELAGDIVAAYVSNNPVPAAELPALIARVHGAIAGLVAGTLTVETGAAAPADVDKPGAAQIRKSVRPDGIVSFIDGKTYKTLKRHLTSHGLDPKSYRERYGLPADYPMVAPSYAEQRSALAKAIGLGQPGAMAERKGRQAA from the coding sequence GTGATAGAAGAAACATCCGGTCCCAATCCGAATTTCATCGAACTGGCCGGTGATATCGTCGCCGCCTACGTGTCGAACAATCCCGTTCCGGCCGCCGAGCTGCCGGCGCTGATCGCCCGCGTGCACGGCGCGATCGCCGGCCTCGTCGCCGGCACGCTGACGGTCGAGACCGGCGCGGCGGCACCGGCGGACGTCGACAAGCCCGGCGCGGCCCAGATCCGCAAGTCGGTCCGGCCCGACGGCATCGTCAGCTTCATCGACGGCAAGACCTACAAGACGCTCAAGCGCCACCTCACCAGCCACGGCCTCGACCCGAAGAGCTACCGTGAGCGCTATGGCCTGCCGGCCGACTACCCGATGGTCGCCCCCAGCTACGCCGAGCAGCGCTCCGCCCTCGCCAAGGCCATCGGCCTCGGACAGCCCGGCGCCATGGCCGAGCGGAAGGGCCGTCAGGCCGCCTGA
- a CDS encoding DUF6894 family protein has protein sequence MPRYFIDLHDGANLVRDHEGYDLPDLAAARAQAVRILTRLAQGLTDPVERQDFIIAVRDADGLVRLRLRLSYDVEPS, from the coding sequence GTGCCCCGCTATTTCATCGATCTTCATGACGGCGCCAACCTCGTCCGCGACCATGAGGGCTACGACCTGCCCGACCTCGCGGCGGCGCGGGCCCAGGCGGTCCGGATCCTGACCCGCCTGGCGCAGGGTCTGACCGACCCGGTCGAGCGGCAGGACTTCATCATCGCGGTCCGCGACGCGGACGGGCTGGTCCGGCTCCGCCTGCGATTGTCCTACGATGTCGAGCCCAGCTGA
- a CDS encoding PilZ domain-containing protein produces MFERRSYPRTRLNETGSISVDEHRSLPCIVYDRSAGGIRVALPDAEIVPEHFVLSIDASNEFLVCRAVWRKAEEIGATTDESPILHMDGLGLTRALELS; encoded by the coding sequence ATGTTCGAACGACGCAGTTACCCGCGTACGCGCCTGAATGAGACCGGCAGCATCTCGGTGGACGAGCACCGGAGCCTGCCGTGCATCGTCTACGACCGATCCGCAGGCGGGATCCGCGTCGCTCTGCCGGATGCCGAGATCGTGCCGGAGCATTTCGTGCTCAGCATCGATGCCAGCAATGAGTTTCTCGTCTGCCGGGCGGTCTGGCGAAAGGCGGAAGAGATCGGAGCGACGACGGACGAATCCCCGATCCTACACATGGACGGCCTCGGTCTTACCCGCGCGCTCGAGCTGTCCTGA